The window agtcagaaaaaaaatgataaaactataTTTAGAGCCTGTATAGTCAAAATTGACAGGACAGCGAATGACTTACAAGAcctggtaatgtcaaatgattaagaaattttttttgaaaacaattcatttaaaaatattttacctagaCAAGATCAATTGGATCTCAGaatcacaaaaattattgtgaGAACCTGTAATTTCCCTAGCAAAACGTTCAGAGAATTTGCAAACTATAAGTTTGTTGCGACAGAACTTTTTTTTGGACTTTCATGAAAAAGTGGAGACTTTTATTCCCACAATTGAATTTTCAGAGTTTTTGTGGAGGAAACATCCACTCAAAGTCTTCAGTATTGTAGTTTGAGTGCCCCAATTTCGTTTTATTTACCATGAGAGAAATCCTGGCAGTGAAGCTGACGTTGTTGTACATTATCGACAATTTCAATAGATTTAGCATCTCATATTTAACTCATTATCAAAGGGTACTTTCATCATCAAAGGACAGGTCGCACTCAAGAAGGGGGGGGGGCACAGAAGACATGCAAATCTCTATTTTTATCGATCTTTCACGAGGGCCCTATTACATTTTTATCGGATCTATCACGTCAAAAATTAAACCCGaattttttctcacaaaatcgtgttttttttatcacgaaaaatattttttctgatttccGCAAGTTTTTAAGTACACTTATAGTTTGTCCAAGCTTATGATTTTTGCCTATATCTCGGAAAAAATGAATCCAATGTCAGCAATAACTATACAATCTTgcttttttaattagatttattttagataaagaGTTTCTCAAATTTATTTCGTCTACCGTTTACTTCCAGggatcaattatttttcaacgtCCCTAAAGCGTGTTATATCAGTCTTATCTTATTATATTGCTTTAGATTGTAGGCTTTAAAAATTGTTAGGAAATTTTCGCATTAGGGAATAGTCAAAGAATTGCATAGCATTATTTCGATCGCATGGTTTTacatatatgtaaaatttaccGATGTGATATTGTTTTTAGGTGGAGAAAACGGAATTAACTGAAGGAGGATCTAAAGGTGACGAAAAAAGTAGTGAATTACGTCGTTTACAGTTTTATGGAGCAGGTCCAAAAATGGCCGGATATCGTCAACAAGAtggcaaaaacaaaaataaaaaatttgtttttgaattagaTCCGGTAAATCATCATgattttttcgaatataaatttttgatatacagggtgtttagGGAAATGtcattttggaatattttagttttttcttttatatcgtTAGGTTAGAATTCTTGAATTAACCTGATTTGCATGTTTTTTGGGTCAAcatttctttgtaaaatattgattttgcatGTTCTTTCTTTCTTTGGTCTATGggatcttttatttttattatcatcccCGAAACACTCTGTGCATAGTATAttaataagatatttaaaaaaattgctaaccttacataattttactatttacagTTGGCGAAATATGTATGTCATAATTGTGGACGTGGTGATGCCGAAGAATCAATGCTTTTGTGTGACGGTTGTGACGATAGTTATCATACATTTTGTTTAATGCCACCATTGTCTGAAATACCAAAAGGTGATTGGCGTTGTCCGAAATGTGTTGCCGAAGAAGTGTCAAAACCTATGGAAGCCTTTGGTTTTGAACAAGCCCAACGTGAATATACCTTGCAACAATTCGGTGAAATGGCTGATCAATTTAAGTCTGATTACTTTAACATGCCCGTTCacgtaagtatatttttttattttaatacagttAAACTGCTTTATAACAttaatagaattgtatggaattctttgctaaaattaaaaaaactccgTGTATGACttgatgttataaaataaacttgaattttCCTTAAAAAGATTAATTACGTTGCAGTGTTTAGGGGCCATCCATAAATTATGTCACACAAATTTCAGCACTTTTTAACCACTCCCCCCGCCCTTGTCACAAGTTTTCACATTTTGAAAGCTCCTCCCCCTGACGTGACGTCAcatattttcctattttatcgaaaaataatttaaaaaaaacatttatttccatttattcttatatttattgaataatctttaataaaatcaacttttagtTCAAAGTATAGAGGCAACGAATGACTAGTTAAGAAATAATAGACACTTAATTATGctaatcaaaaatacaaaacttaatCATCTTGTGTCCATGGAAATGTGATGTCACAAAGCTTTTGCTAAAAAATCGCTCTTTTCTAAATGTTACAGATGGTGCCTACTTCATTAGTAGAACGTGAATTTTGGAGAATAGTGTCATCAATCGACGAAGATGTAACTGTTGAATACGGTGCCGATTTACACACAATGGATCATGGTTCTGGTTTTCCAACAAAATCATCCGTCAATTTATATCCGGGTGATCAAGAATATGCCGAAAGTAGTTGGAATCTAAACAATTTACCAGTATTAGAAGGCTCCGTTTTAGGCCATATAAATGCGGATATATCCGGCATGAAAGTACCGTGGATGTATGTTGGTATGTGTTTTGCAACATTTTGTTGGCATAACGAAGATCATTGGAGTTATTCCATCAATTATCTACATTGGGGTGAACCAAAAACATGGTATGGTGTGCCGGGCAGCAAAGCGGAAGCATTCGAAGAGTCAATGAAATCAGCTGCACCAGAATTATTCCAATCACAACCAGATCTTTTGCATCAACTAGTCACAATAATGAATCCAAATATATTAATGAATGCTGGAGTACCAGTTTTCCGTACGGATCAACATGCGGGCGAATTCGTTATTACATTTCCACGTGCATATCATGCTGGTTTCAATCAAGGATACAATTTTGCTGAAGCTGTTAATTTTGCACCAGCTGATTGGTTAAAAATGGGACGAGAATGTATCAGTCATTATTCACATTTACGAcgattttgtgtattttcacATGACGAGTTGGTTTGTAAAATGGCATTGGAACCGGAAAAATTGGATTTAACTGTGGCTGCGGCTACGTATCAAGATATGTTGATTATGGTCGATCATGAGAAGAAAATGCGGAAAGCTTTGTTGGAATGGGTATAGTATCGTCTttctttttcgaattttgtatcattttccTTTAATACGTTTTTCTTTTAGCCCTTCAGAGTATTCGTCTTTCGTACCACAATCATTACTCTGGTGATGATAGAAAATTTCACGGTATTGCGCAAGCGCAATTTTGGgaagataaataattttcaagtggttattccatttgaaattaaaaaaaaaaaaaaaaaaaccttttaaaataagCGTAAGCTGCACAACCGTTCTGAagggttaaattttaaatgcaaaacaTTTTTGATGAATCAAATTGGCAATCATTATCATAATTTCATTCCAGAtgcaaaattttcaagaaatactTGTTtactaaaattcaatatttatttttatagggtGTAACAGAAGCTGAACGTGAAGCATTTGAATTATTACCAGACGATGAACGGCAATGTGAAGTATGCAAGACAACATGTTTTCTATCCGCAATGACTTGTTCATGTAGCAACGATACCTTAGTATGCTTACGCCATTATACATCACTCTGCGAATGTCCACCAGAAAAACATACGTTACGCTATCGATATACGTTGGACGAATTACCGttaatgttacaaaaattaaaattgaaagctGAATCATTTGACAATTGGGTGAATCAGGTGAAAGACGCTTTGGACCCAAGTAAACCAAAAGTACTTGACCTACCAGGTCTAAAAGAACTGCTAACAGaagctgaaataaaaaaattccctaaATCAGATTTGTTAGCCACATTAACAGCAGCCGTAACCGATGCTGAGAAATGTGCTAGTGTTATCCACCAactcgatttgaataaaatgcgTACGCGTACTCGTAACTCCGTAGATCCTAAATATAAACTAACCATAAAAGAATTAGTATTATTCCACGAGGAAATCGAAAGTTTAGCCTGTATTTTAAAAGAGGGTGAAAGTGTTCGGGAACTTTTGCAACGGACACGTGACTTCGAGAAAGAAACGAAACGCTTACTAGCGCAATCAATTGACGATAACCTTCCATCGGAGATtgaaaaatgtattgaaaatgGATCATCGTTGTGTATTGAACTTCCAGCATTAAAAACACTCAAAATACGTTTAGATCAAGCCAAATGGCATGCGGaaattaaaacgaaaagagaagATCCCGATAATGTAACAATTGAAGTTTTACGACAATGGATTAACGTCGGAGTTACTCTTCCAGCGCATGCAGTTGTAGAAAAACATTTAGGAGAATTGCAAGATATGCTCACGCAAGTGGAACAATGGGAAGAGAAAGCAAAATCCTGTTTAGAGTCGAAAAATCAAAGTACAATGGCTGAGTTGGAAACAATGCTACAAGTTGCCGAACAAATTGAAGCATATTTACCATCCGAGCAAACAATACGGGATACACTTAAGCGTGCAAATGATTGGTTGGATTCCGTTGCCAAAATGCAGTCATTAGAGCATTATCCATATTATAATACGTTAAAAGAGGTCGTTAATCGTGGACGAAACTTACCATTACTGTTAGAAGAATTAGAACCACTTGAAGTACAATTAAATTCGGCTCGATTATGGAAAGAACGTACATCGAAAACATTCTTACGCAAGGATTCAACTTGTACGTTAATGGAAGCGTTATGTCCCCGTTTATATCAAGCACCAACTGTGCCGAAAACTAAAGATGGAGATGTTTtagacaataaaataaataatagtttagaaccGGCACAAGTTGTGGCTGCTTTCAAAGCTGCCGAACAACGTGAAATGAATGCAATGGCTGAGAAACGTATACATAACACCCGTAAATATTTAGaggataaaaataatgaaacgtATTGTATATGTAATGGTCGTAAATATGGTTTAATGATACAGTGTGATTTGTGTAAGGATTGGTATCATAATAATTGTGTGACAGtaccgaaaaatttaaattcacagAAGACGAAGTTAATGCATATTGAGAGTGGAGCTTCGATGAaggattataaatttttgtgtccTGGTTGTATGAGAACTCGACGTCCACGCTTAGAAACAATTCTTACATTATTAGTATCGTTACAGAAACTTTATGTTCGTTTACATGAAGGTAAGTTATTCCTActtctgatttaattttttttcacggTTACGGACGACTAGGAAAATCTTGAAaacctaaatatatttttgggcTTGATTTAccttaattcaattcaattattcgttctttttttaaataatacaaagatTGTACAGAACATTTCATATTAAAAGAAGGGGGAAATCCAGCTATGACTTACTTTATTTGGAACGATCCcgatattaaggatgtatgagcatgacaacaatgtttgatttaaagatcCTCTACTAATTATCCCATCTTAAAAATTATCGCAGCAAAATAATCAGCGTCCAAAAAAATACCTCTAGAGCCAATTCCACAggcgaaatattaattttataactattttaatgaCTGAAAGGATTGAAACTCCCCTGGTTAGTTAGTGGTGATGAATGCTCTTAGTCTTAAGTCTAATGAACacgtagaaaaaataatttttaaagtcggTGTTGGTCGACAGGTTTTCCACACTTTACAGTATTTTCCGACTTATTTACTCGACTatagaattaaaacaaaacttaaataattt is drawn from Chrysoperla carnea chromosome X, inChrCarn1.1, whole genome shotgun sequence and contains these coding sequences:
- the LOC123303124 gene encoding lysine-specific demethylase lid-like isoform X2; the protein is MVSRPEKIGVTLGVKSPQVTQCEKLSRVKEEFVFQIPEEAPVFEPTVTEFADPLRYISKIRPIAEKSGICKIRPPSNWQPPFAVDVDKLRFTPRIQRLNELEAKTRVKLNFLDQIAKFWELQGSSLKIPMVERRALDLYSLHRIVQEEGGHECATKERKWSKIAARLGYPQGKGVGTILKGHYERILYPFDVFRQGKTLADIKIEPEPEDNEKVDKDYKPHGIVCRQQIKPPVEKHARRSKRYETTEKTEKTTKIEPKIEKLAKYVCHNCGRGDAEESMLLCDGCDDSYHTFCLMPPLSEIPKGDWRCPKCVAEEVSKPMEAFGFEQAQREYTLQQFGEMADQFKSDYFNMPVHMVPTSLVEREFWRIVSSIDEDVTVEYGADLHTMDHGSGFPTKSSVNLYPGDQEYAESSWNLNNLPVLEGSVLGHINADISGMKVPWMYVGMCFATFCWHNEDHWSYSINYLHWGEPKTWYGVPGSKAEAFEESMKSAAPELFQSQPDLLHQLVTIMNPNILMNAGVPVFRTDQHAGEFVITFPRAYHAGFNQGYNFAEAVNFAPADWLKMGRECISHYSHLRRFCVFSHDELVCKMALEPEKLDLTVAAATYQDMLIMVDHEKKMRKALLEWGVTEAEREAFELLPDDERQCEVCKTTCFLSAMTCSCSNDTLVCLRHYTSLCECPPEKHTLRYRYTLDELPLMLQKLKLKAESFDNWVNQVKDALDPSKPKVLDLPGLKELLTEAEIKKFPKSDLLATLTAAVTDAEKCASVIHQLDLNKMRTRTRNSVDPKYKLTIKELVLFHEEIESLACILKEGESVRELLQRTRDFEKETKRLLAQSIDDNLPSEIEKCIENGSSLCIELPALKTLKIRLDQAKWHAEIKTKREDPDNVTIEVLRQWINVGVTLPAHAVVEKHLGELQDMLTQVEQWEEKAKSCLESKNQSTMAELETMLQVAEQIEAYLPSEQTIRDTLKRANDWLDSVAKMQSLEHYPYYNTLKEVVNRGRNLPLLLEELEPLEVQLNSARLWKERTSKTFLRKDSTCTLMEALCPRLYQAPTVPKTKDGDVLDNKINNSLEPAQVVAAFKAAEQREMNAMAEKRIHNTRKYLEDKNNETYCICNGRKYGLMIQCDLCKDWYHNNCVTVPKNLNSQKTKLMHIESGASMKDYKFLCPGCMRTRRPRLETILTLLVSLQKLYVRLHEGEALQCLTERAMNWQDRARQMLATKELSSALMQISVMSQKLTEAAAREKTEKIISSELKKAANNPELHKRVQAITPLSGIDWNTPDCGLDTNDVMVKEELDWNDTNSMSASSDAYLNSEHAYSAVAPNSNDNDCCLRLSETMYQNLVELMMEGDLLEVQLDETLHIWKILQATKPSVEQDRIFVNFNGVPNDLDIPKPRLKGRKRKSDESDLKKGNIRQMKALTKAEMDKKVKMRRGGNKDNIRKRRGEAPKKQKTTNHDSSNVEFSDEEDDCAAGVCLRPSGTEVDWVQCDGGCNQWFHMLCVGLAKHDLAEDEDYVCNSCVGKDNGTFSAFQLSAGGASSTSSPLDTVTNSPESSQQNI
- the LOC123303124 gene encoding lysine-specific demethylase lid-like isoform X1, translated to MVSRPEKIGVTLGVKSPQVTQCEKLSRVKEEFVFQIPEEAPVFEPTVTEFADPLRYISKIRPIAEKSGICKIRPPSNWQPPFAVDVDKLRFTPRIQRLNELEAKTRVKLNFLDQIAKFWELQGSSLKIPMVERRALDLYSLHRIVQEEGGHECATKERKWSKIAARLGYPQGKGVGTILKGHYERILYPFDVFRQGKTLADIKIEPEPEDNEKVDKDYKPHGIVCRQQIKPPVEKHARRSKRYETTEKTEKTTKIEPKIEKVEKTELTEGGSKGDEKSSELRRLQFYGAGPKMAGYRQQDGKNKNKKFVFELDPLAKYVCHNCGRGDAEESMLLCDGCDDSYHTFCLMPPLSEIPKGDWRCPKCVAEEVSKPMEAFGFEQAQREYTLQQFGEMADQFKSDYFNMPVHMVPTSLVEREFWRIVSSIDEDVTVEYGADLHTMDHGSGFPTKSSVNLYPGDQEYAESSWNLNNLPVLEGSVLGHINADISGMKVPWMYVGMCFATFCWHNEDHWSYSINYLHWGEPKTWYGVPGSKAEAFEESMKSAAPELFQSQPDLLHQLVTIMNPNILMNAGVPVFRTDQHAGEFVITFPRAYHAGFNQGYNFAEAVNFAPADWLKMGRECISHYSHLRRFCVFSHDELVCKMALEPEKLDLTVAAATYQDMLIMVDHEKKMRKALLEWGVTEAEREAFELLPDDERQCEVCKTTCFLSAMTCSCSNDTLVCLRHYTSLCECPPEKHTLRYRYTLDELPLMLQKLKLKAESFDNWVNQVKDALDPSKPKVLDLPGLKELLTEAEIKKFPKSDLLATLTAAVTDAEKCASVIHQLDLNKMRTRTRNSVDPKYKLTIKELVLFHEEIESLACILKEGESVRELLQRTRDFEKETKRLLAQSIDDNLPSEIEKCIENGSSLCIELPALKTLKIRLDQAKWHAEIKTKREDPDNVTIEVLRQWINVGVTLPAHAVVEKHLGELQDMLTQVEQWEEKAKSCLESKNQSTMAELETMLQVAEQIEAYLPSEQTIRDTLKRANDWLDSVAKMQSLEHYPYYNTLKEVVNRGRNLPLLLEELEPLEVQLNSARLWKERTSKTFLRKDSTCTLMEALCPRLYQAPTVPKTKDGDVLDNKINNSLEPAQVVAAFKAAEQREMNAMAEKRIHNTRKYLEDKNNETYCICNGRKYGLMIQCDLCKDWYHNNCVTVPKNLNSQKTKLMHIESGASMKDYKFLCPGCMRTRRPRLETILTLLVSLQKLYVRLHEGEALQCLTERAMNWQDRARQMLATKELSSALMQISVMSQKLTEAAAREKTEKIISSELKKAANNPELHKRVQAITPLSGIDWNTPDCGLDTNDVMVKEELDWNDTNSMSASSDAYLNSEHAYSAVAPNSNDNDCCLRLSETMYQNLVELMMEGDLLEVQLDETLHIWKILQATKPSVEQDRIFVNFNGVPNDLDIPKPRLKGRKRKSDESDLKKGNIRQMKALTKAEMDKKVKMRRGGNKDNIRKRRGEAPKKQKTTNHDSSNVEFSDEEDDCAAGVCLRPSGTEVDWVQCDGGCNQWFHMLCVGLAKHDLAEDEDYVCNSCVGKDNGTFSAFQLSAGGASSTSSPLDTVTNSPESSQQNI